ATGGTGGCGCGGTCCGCGAGGCGCGGGCCGATCACCGGCAGCGCCGGGTATCGGCTGTCCGGCCCGACCGCCGCGGGCGGCCCGTCGACCAGCAGGAAGTCGACACCCTCCAGGTCTTCCAGGGCTGCCGGGTCGTACCAAGAGAAGGTGCGGTCGCCGAGCGGCACGTCGGCCAGCGGGGCGTCGCGCACCTCGGCCACCCCGGTCAGCCCGTGCGCGGCGAGGGCGGCACGGGTCCGGTTCGCGTACTCCGGCTCGTGGTCGAGCGAGATCAGCCGGCCGCCGGTCTGCTCGAGGACGTAGCCGAGCCAGATCGTCGAGGTGCCGCTACCCAGCTCCAGCACCAGCCTCGGCCGCCGGGACCGGACCAGGAAGAGCAACTCCAGCAGGTCTGTCGGGTTCAGCGCGTAGTCACCCGAGGACGGCATCGGGGCGCGTGGCGTGAACCCCTGGAAGAGCTGGACGGTGGCTTCCACCTCGCGGGGCACGGTCTGCTGTACGCCGCGCAGGCCACGGTCGGCGATCCGCTGCACCCGGGCGATCGCCTCGGTCAGCTCGCGGTGCCGGTCGTCGGCGGCGAGCCGCTGGCGTTCCACGGCGGACACCACCCGGCGCTGGGTGGCGTCCAGCACCACCCGCAGCTCGCGGATCTCCCGGCGGTCGCCGCGGAGCGCGAGCAGCCGCCGGTTGAGCTGCAGCACGCCGGCCAGGACCAGAGCGAGCAGCAGGGCCAGCAGGCTGACCGCGACCCGTGCCGAGTCGAGCACGGCGGCGGTCGCCACGCCGGCCATCAGCAGCGCGGTGAGCCCGGCGGCGGCGACCGTCCGCGGGCCGAGCGCGCGGGCCCGGCCGGCCACGGTGCGAAGCCTTGCCCGGCCGGCCAGTGTGCGAAGCCTCATGAACTGCCACCTCCGGTACCTGCGGTGGCCGCGGGGGCGACCACACCAAGCCCTAACGGCGCAAGCTATTCGGCGTTACGCGCGATCGCGGCCACCCGATCCACGAACGGATCCGGGTGGTGGTCCTGCCGGATCCGCCGCCGGTCCTGCCGGCGCCGCTCCGCCACTAGCCGGGGCTCCGCCTGGTATCGCCGCAGCACGTCGACCGAGCCGGGCGGCACCGTGATGCATCCGGTGACCGCCGCGTCCAGGGCCGCCCGTTCCGAGGGCCCGGTCCGCAGCGCGAAGTCGAGCTGGCCGTAGAACTCCAGCGGATCCACCTCGGCGGCCCGGTAGACCAGCCGGCCCGCCGGTTGCCGGGGCAGCCGCAGCCCGTCGGCCGCCCGGATCCGCACATCGAAACCGGTCAGACCCTCGAGCGCGGCGAGTTCCCGTGGGTCGTTCACCTCGGCACCGATCACCGCGTTCCGCGAGATCGGCGCGCGCCGGGCCGGCACGGGCAAGGCCACAGTGGGCAGATCAAAGGCAGTCAGCGGCAGGTCGCTGAGGGCGGCCCGGACAGCCGGCGACTGCGGGCACCAGAGTGCCGGCACCCGGAACATCCGCTCGGCCGCGGCACCGCACGGCCGCAGCGCGCCGCGTGGCATCTCATCGACCAGGATCATGACGGTACGCGGACGGAGCCCGGTCCCTCCGGCGGGCGGGTGCCGCACCACCTCGGCCTGCCGGATCAGCAACAACCCGCAGTCGACCCGATCGGGGAGGGTCACCGCGCCGAGCCGGCCGGCGTTCACCAGTCGCTGCACCGCCGGGTGCACCGGGAGCCGTCGCACCACCGGCCGCCGCCAGTCCTCCAGATGCAGGATCGCCACCCGTAGCCCCCGGCCGAGCAGCGCCTCGATCTCGGCCAGCCCGGATCGCTGGGACTCCCCCGCGAACCGCCAGTCGGCCGCGACGACCACGTCGTACGCCGCAGTCGTCTCCCGATCGGAAGCGGACCGCAGCAGGTGAGCGGGGGCGGGGAAGGGCCGGTCCGCGCCGTCCCGCGGCCGGAAGGCCGGCGCGCCGGCCGCGATCCGGGCGTGCCAGGTCAGGTAGGCGGACCGGTACGCGGCGCGGGCCGGGTGCAGCCAGTACGGGAGGATCTCGGCGCGGGACAGCGATCCGGTGGAGAGCCGGATCAGCGCCAGGTGCACGGGCAGGTGGCGCACCGCCCGCTCGCCGAAGGCCGCGGTGATCCGGTCGATGTACTCGGAGTCGCCGCCCTTGCGGACCACGTCGAAGTAGCCGGCCCGGCGCAGGACCGCCGCCTTGCGGATGAGCAGCGCGGACGGGTTCAGCTTGCCGCCGCGCCGGCCCAGCCGGGTCAGCGTCAGGTCCTCGGTGACCCGGCGTCCGTCCGACGTGGAGGCCACCAGTCCCGGGTCGTCCAGCAGCGGCGTCACCTGCAGTTCCAGGCGGCGCGGGTGGGACCAGTCGTCGGAGTCCTGAAAGGTCACGAAGTCGCCGGCGGCGGCGTCCAGGCCGGCGTTGCGGGCCACGTAGGTGCCGCCGTTCACCGGCTGCCGCAGCAGCCGGACCCGCGGGTCCAGGGCCACCGCCCGGGCCAGGACGGCGTCGAACTCCGGCGGCGACGCGTCGTCCACGACCAGCACCTCCAGGTTCCGCCAGGACTGCCGCAGGATCGAGCGGACCGCGGTGAGCAGCCCCTCGCCGGGCCGGTGGGCGGTCACCACCACTGTGATCAGTTCCGGTCGCTCCACCGGGGTCGGGTCGTCGGTGCACAACCTGTCGAAGGGCGGCAGGTGCGCGCTGCCGGCCAGCCGGAGCGCCGGCCCCGGCAGCCCGGCGCCGAACCGCCGCAGCCAGGGCCGCAGCGGGCGGCCCGGCTCGCGGAACGGGTTGGCCAGATCGGTGGCGATCTCGTGGCGCACCTGCCGGTCCACCGCGATCCGCGGCGAACGGGCCAGTTGGGCGTAGACGTTGCGCTGCCGGGCCGGGACCCGCCGGGCGCCGAGCATCTCGAACAGGGCCAGCGCGTCGGCGCGGTCGCTGGGCAACACGTCCTGCAACGCCATGACCTGGGCCAGGACCGCCACCAGATCTGGCCTCGCCAGAGCGGGCCGCCGGCCGGTCCGGGCCGCGTGCAGCAGGCCGGCCAGGTCGCCGGACGCCAGTTCCTCCCGCACGCCTATCGCACGGTTGCGTACCGCGGCGGCGACCAGCGCCGCCGGATTCTCCTCGCCGATCATCGGTGTTTCAACGCGGCTGCCCGCCGGGAGTTACACGGCGGCGAGCACCGCGTCACGCACCCGATCCCGCTCGGCCGCGTCGGCCCACGCCCCGACCAGGTAGAACGCGTCGACCACGTCACCGCCGAGGGTGGAGATCCGGGCCGCCCGGATCTCCGCGCCGGCCTCGTCGAGCGCGTGCGTCACCCGGTAGAGCAGGCCCGGCGAGTCCGCCGCGCGCAGTTCCAGGACCACCGCGTCGGTCGCCGCGGCCCGCTGCCAGATCACCTTGGGCGAGGCGGTGCCGCCGCGCGCGCTCATCGCGCGGGCGCGGACCCGCTGGGTCACCGAGACGTCGCCGGCCGCGACGCGGCGCAGGTCCGCGGTGAGGGCCACCGGATCGTACGGCGTCCCGTACCGCGGCGACGTGTAGAACTCGACGATCGCCCGCCCGTCCACCGTCGTGGTGTTCGCCGCGACCACGTCCAGCCGGTGCATGGCCAGGCAGGCGGCCACCCCGGCGAGCAGTCCCCGGCGGTCGGCGGCGGCCACCGAGACCTGATCGCCGTCCAGGTGCACCACCGGCAGGGTGCCGCTGAGCAGTTCCGGGTCCGGTTCCGGTGGCTCGGGCAGCGCGCCGGTGTCGAGCAGCGTGTGCACCCGGCGGACCAGCTCGGCCATCAGCCGGCCCTTCCAGTCCGACCAGGCGGCCGGACCGGTGGCGTGCGAGTCGGCCCGGGCCAGGGCGTGCAGCAGGTCCAGCGTGGCCGGGTCGCCGACCTGCTCGGCCACCGTCGAGATGGTCACCGGGTCGTCCAGGTCACGCCGGGTGGCGATGTCCGGCAGCAGCAGGTGCAGCCGGACCATCTTCTCGACGGTGGCCACGTCGCCCGGGGGCAAGCCGATCCGGGTGGCGATGTCGGCGGCGATCGGGGCGCCGACCAGGCTGTGGTCGCCGGGCAGCCCCTTGCCCACGTCGTGCAGGAACGCGCCGATCAGCAGCAGGTCGGGGCGGTCCACCTCACGGGCGTACTTGGTGGCCTCGTAGGCGGCCTGGACCAGGTGCCGGTCCAGGGTGAACCGGTGGATCGGGTGGTGCTGCGGGAGGCTGCGCATCCGGGCCCACTCGGGCAGCCAGGCGTCGATCAGGCCGTACCTGTCGCAGGTCTCCCAGGCCGGCAGCAGGCCGGGGCCGGCGCCGAGCAGCGAGACCAGCGCGGCCCGGGCGGCGGCCGGCCACGG
This window of the Actinoplanes oblitus genome carries:
- a CDS encoding O-methyltransferase, yielding MRLRTLAGRARLRTVAGRARALGPRTVAAAGLTALLMAGVATAAVLDSARVAVSLLALLLALVLAGVLQLNRRLLALRGDRREIRELRVVLDATQRRVVSAVERQRLAADDRHRELTEAIARVQRIADRGLRGVQQTVPREVEATVQLFQGFTPRAPMPSSGDYALNPTDLLELLFLVRSRRPRLVLELGSGTSTIWLGYVLEQTGGRLISLDHEPEYANRTRAALAAHGLTGVAEVRDAPLADVPLGDRTFSWYDPAALEDLEGVDFLLVDGPPAAVGPDSRYPALPVIGPRLADRATIVFDDANRRDEQAAIERWLAADDGLSREGELLGRHAVLAYTRHTASTANAPAAGGSAGALI
- a CDS encoding glycosyltransferase family A protein yields the protein MIGEENPAALVAAAVRNRAIGVREELASGDLAGLLHAARTGRRPALARPDLVAVLAQVMALQDVLPSDRADALALFEMLGARRVPARQRNVYAQLARSPRIAVDRQVRHEIATDLANPFREPGRPLRPWLRRFGAGLPGPALRLAGSAHLPPFDRLCTDDPTPVERPELITVVVTAHRPGEGLLTAVRSILRQSWRNLEVLVVDDASPPEFDAVLARAVALDPRVRLLRQPVNGGTYVARNAGLDAAAGDFVTFQDSDDWSHPRRLELQVTPLLDDPGLVASTSDGRRVTEDLTLTRLGRRGGKLNPSALLIRKAAVLRRAGYFDVVRKGGDSEYIDRITAAFGERAVRHLPVHLALIRLSTGSLSRAEILPYWLHPARAAYRSAYLTWHARIAAGAPAFRPRDGADRPFPAPAHLLRSASDRETTAAYDVVVAADWRFAGESQRSGLAEIEALLGRGLRVAILHLEDWRRPVVRRLPVHPAVQRLVNAGRLGAVTLPDRVDCGLLLIRQAEVVRHPPAGGTGLRPRTVMILVDEMPRGALRPCGAAAERMFRVPALWCPQSPAVRAALSDLPLTAFDLPTVALPVPARRAPISRNAVIGAEVNDPRELAALEGLTGFDVRIRAADGLRLPRQPAGRLVYRAAEVDPLEFYGQLDFALRTGPSERAALDAAVTGCITVPPGSVDVLRRYQAEPRLVAERRRQDRRRIRQDHHPDPFVDRVAAIARNAE
- a CDS encoding [protein-PII] uridylyltransferase; its protein translation is MTNPLSEPPAPPARPAAGDSLDKLREHIGAAAREKRAAALDVWLGELFPSHLPGVSLLAVGGLGRRDCAPYSDLDLVLLHNGTAGIDRIAAALWYPIWDARLGLDHSVRTLPEALSVAHDDVKVSLGLLDARHVAGDAALSADLVAAAADQWRRTAVRLMPQLKELTETRWASHGELAFLLEGDLKEAAGGLRDLTLLRGIGRAGIADTMRPAVRAATLRLLDTRDALHLAVGRRVDRLVAQERAAVAGLLAAEDPDTLLRRVSGDARTVAHAVDDAWRAVDRLRGTRRRPGAPAVPPRRPVARDVVEQDGELVLARTAIGPVPDPSLSLRVAAAAATVQLPIARATCEWLAAFCPPLPHPWPAAARAALVSLLGAGPGLLPAWETCDRYGLIDAWLPEWARMRSLPQHHPIHRFTLDRHLVQAAYEATKYAREVDRPDLLLIGAFLHDVGKGLPGDHSLVGAPIAADIATRIGLPPGDVATVEKMVRLHLLLPDIATRRDLDDPVTISTVAEQVGDPATLDLLHALARADSHATGPAAWSDWKGRLMAELVRRVHTLLDTGALPEPPEPDPELLSGTLPVVHLDGDQVSVAAADRRGLLAGVAACLAMHRLDVVAANTTTVDGRAIVEFYTSPRYGTPYDPVALTADLRRVAAGDVSVTQRVRARAMSARGGTASPKVIWQRAAATDAVVLELRAADSPGLLYRVTHALDEAGAEIRAARISTLGGDVVDAFYLVGAWADAAERDRVRDAVLAAV